The genomic region TAGTGATTGAAGGCCTCACCTGCCAGCCGGAGCTGGACGGCCCGGTGGAGACCTGGACCCGCGCCCAGCCCGATCAATACCTTGCGTTCCTGCTGCAGGGCATTGCCATGACCCGCAAAGCTTGGGATATCCGGACCAGTAAACTGGCCAGCGAGGTAACGGAAGAACAGGCCCAAGGTTTCTTCGAACACCTCGCCCTTGCTTTTCAGGCGCTGGAGCGGGCCTCTCATCTTAACCAGACCGACCCGCTCGTACCCGCCCGGATGATTCCGGTGCTGATGGGACAGGAAAGTGACACCGCCACGGCTTTTTCGTACTTCGAAGCCGCCCGCGCCCTGCAACCATCGCACCCCGGCGCGCACATGTCTATGCTGCTGTATCTGGCTCCTAAATGGCATGGCTCCATTGAGGAAATGGCGAGGTTTCTGGACACGTACGTCGATTCGGATACGTACCCACTCCTAACCTCCGTGCGGCTCTCGGCCGTTTTTGAAGAATGGACCAATCTGAAACTAGAGGGAGATGAAGAGGGTTACAAGTCTTTTTTTGCCGATGAAAACCGGCGGGCGTATATTCGGGGCCTGTACGAACGCTTCCGCGAGCCAACGGACGGGAAGCTGCTGACGCCCTTCGTACGCAACTGGTTTGGTCTGGCTCTGCTCAAGATCAAAGAACACGACCTGGCCTCCCGCGAAATTCGGGCTATCAAAGGCAAAATGGCCGTCTCGCCCTGGCGCATGGTC from Tellurirhabdus rosea harbors:
- a CDS encoding DUF4034 domain-containing protein — translated: MSFFKRLFGGSSEPDTNTPSTYLHYKRVPEFKTYLLQEQYDVFAQHYKAMAWDEQGLVIEGLTCQPELDGPVETWTRAQPDQYLAFLLQGIAMTRKAWDIRTSKLASEVTEEQAQGFFEHLALAFQALERASHLNQTDPLVPARMIPVLMGQESDTATAFSYFEAARALQPSHPGAHMSMLLYLAPKWHGSIEEMARFLDTYVDSDTYPLLTSVRLSAVFEEWTNLKLEGDEEGYKSFFADENRRAYIRGLYERFREPTDGKLLTPFVRNWFGLALLKIKEHDLASREIRAIKGKMAVSPWRMVGITSYDMLFKK